From Cataglyphis hispanica isolate Lineage 1 chromosome 3, ULB_Chis1_1.0, whole genome shotgun sequence, a single genomic window includes:
- the LOC126848048 gene encoding uncharacterized protein LOC126848048 isoform X1, with protein sequence MSKQTGILEFDKCILSRLWYTSLNISQINNDNNFLKEFCHNCIDLAELKVVVENLIHSADEEQYQWIAYILLWKIMNDKSSNINCDIQRNIQIQFDYIQIKNAIELCDNVSDYPLKEFMIFFQNANIEHITKNTSNTISKQILTFLKESLQFNPGIICWIIKKLISTVPIKCNIVSNLQDIYFFTLKSCLEHIPVRKKWYLNHKMLESYSPETDSVIYGNFLKIVLCVLSKMDVDTNAEIEFLKIVYPMLSKAYHVKDIELALYSKKNDKLFKEWFLLWNETYAYSESASTLFVAYKISESIFKSTKNFKILLCEQGLLKRISARKLHWLNDILDIYYVLIMKRKYSEVELLLSCDLLRKLYPILLLKVLNDCPQEEINSLENCDNGIFICESIKFSLEKCYPDLYSDYDLNELYMVLKNYIEIVKYILHWKRKCFIKMRLNIKEFQSSQSNIIEHISVKQILALLQKHNVLSVLKITTNIHDQDYSAITNLLEKSGQSETFQAYCCIISALKTILLCEFYNTEHKQIAKYFTDMTSYLSSLFPLSLRIQTIENIFSLLFLRYENFNITNVNPKDDNYNISLEKTDISKLIGYEKSGFISNKYIIRDMLHYLWNSTLVATQEIDKLQILGLHKEAQQLHENISIFTSTLMDARWKLKFYMRSHFVENIGISQDESDNVTVTNKLESVMLEKLNLPHHTKEDMFFYKEANTSDETKIKSDSSSESGLLAGNTKRKKRSKITAATADFLATKKEPSIINLMLASKESLVLHCLWRNDFQKAQEIIEMSHMENTQVDGEIRFSEAFYTFKQDISKYFYTSNTIDSSKKDSGTSILETIRLITQEAVQSSIKQLETFLASQELHLRMLNTDVNSKKILTFSVLDLSLTIGKTHKISSNLCDVAMKYLKSHETFDGIEYANFFLKIYQLFYDSKNNMSVTNILCDSRIPLYIKEWKERNDIWSDFENNYRSFRNLERTGIVSMQYRDNNNYVLGLKTIKKVSDIFNSDKRYFQNIYSYLQLVCTIIPDIDDANIVTVFDLLKTPLYCYFGYQIFNLKVEPDKLETVASNLQVNIIYSILVNACPKISYYNEKNYYNNVKDSGCIILNQKREESNVKYVTDPNQCISEILRELLQVLYDVSPGRLRLDSSYLKNISNHMAVRAVLNKTSSLTNLDLSELSVGNETLTFFLNIWNVMFLHANLDVWSNDPPLGNLRRTVSLMSIGYMIGDLGLVTLAALRSKLLGYHANDLKFFMSVEELNELAWQDLDLVQNPKVIFAMVNELYGTPEIRVYETEKLDENLNDAMRDYVSHYLSTMSFGDDFTNSRTMRRKISFTDVIQEHYQNAFTQNTGVSVNRNLSPDGFEILNENIDYVTYNYTYEVVLRYSEHDISRIRTTRNTMESSLWQIRTLRSSLLQYLERHCWLLSYLVQRMHNENSTILENNYDNIKRTACLENLLNSPWVNKLKLLFDNNQTLTAIHDSIPVHELWHYFEQRGEDRSMQNSLEIINALPDSVVKYDIELQRFKDLILIYILSNLDVLSVTKMLQYLYQIKDIHILVQTILHNVHKWPMDICEHALYHALQHEHSFKLPAYCKRRVNGILRRITIFHKMIPYLNRFNSTWYDIMYCTEKINSFEIIKSLIYTDQFELCLEWLECQAFSLKIQYPMIQDFLIGLLKNKQQDFQQALKFLQTLPASQSVKICKGILKRLESINALQFVTNYLLEHCKVADQSKYKKILISLEILKMLESKNRTPYIHLIKEPLLMLEQLLMNCKIESIQKILNTLHGNLQHADISISNLDKIIRFYARKSLDFRVSIQRDSIESKIKNIPQSNLEAENNEFIMPINVPTKEEWVPNDKARECSCCKAVIFSMFNRRHHCRRCGRVVCAMCSQHRMQVAGYPNSVFVRVCDDCKRQTVLQMHAVQNVSSTSNSETFDCWRLTRDERHNRTIREEFSFEYAPNISLCLAILNLHSDHKMYTSFLLDRCDEMKQLLLPVGSGRINPEVDHAVIIKMIRSLLVAAKVKCAKLGFNTGLTHCDRFLSQVDLIATLIQSDCLTLIPMDDLDEHTLRKLRDLLTEKEQWTLALDVSTKAGLDTQGVWAAWGKACLKVGYLDQAREKFHHCLDKIVYEDFDDWVVLSYSKEFEKRESMENSTIVPKKDKIANEKKRTNESDNNWKKKDYSKCRPLKDPPLLTELLQILDNLSVYRFQIQQSSQSISHATQEIFHTLHNLKALSQNQFNTKYLTPINLTVYYQESLYYLLTYGSYNSILQFFLKHKEFDKCLVYILENDLECDLFLNGVYLYCLKNGDIDKLHDVMKTKDPTLFIWKKYLIFVCHFMEKKQYWHILYQIQLFMKDCIRASMTCIHFYTSEVNSYLDLHNRVHLLQDAQKHLESELQIESLSKKRKSTSFAHSSQSILTMEMEPSEIDRHINTLCRQMEITKFLANCEREDRAPMEFLNLFPNIDSDESQIFELPTLFGNQQQKIHLAVLAILCGRDIGEGFGIAFRIIQDYNLPQQKIYSLAGHVLTLKNDIVAIEQLIKCCRSSGAPNAHVISDHVLTHCMKLLSNRLHSEQNPALKNQIDILIKLIIDTKLRINAYIESKQLKAAYLLAVKYSSTQDIKRILKESDRLGQNAIKTICLKWLQQEPKK encoded by the exons ATGTCAAAACAAACAGGCATACTAGAATTTGATAAATGCATTTTGTCTCGATTGTGGTAtacatctttaaatatttctcaaataaataatgacaataatttcttgaaagaattttgtcataattgcATTGACTTGGCAGAATTAAAAGTTGTAGTTGAAAACTTAAT acaTTCTGCTGATGAAGAACAATACCAATGGATCGCCTATATATTGCTATGGAAAATCATGAATGACAAGTcttctaatattaattgtgataTACAGCGCAATATTCAAATACAATTTgactatatacaaataaaaaatgctataGAGCTATGTGACAATGTATCAGATTATCCACTTAAG gaatttatgatatttttccaaaatgcaAACATAGAacatattacaaaaaacaCTTCAAACACTATATCCAAACAAATTCTCACATTCCTAAAGGAAAGTCTACAATTTAATCCAGGAATTATATgttggattataaaaaaattaatatccacAGTTccaattaaatgcaatattgttagcaatttacaagatatttattttttcacattgaaATCATGCCTAGAACACATTCCAgtcagaaaaaaatggtatttaaatcataaaatgctTGAATCTTATTCTCCAGAAACTGATTCAGTTATTTAtgggaattttttaaaaattgttttgtgtGTATTATCAAAAATGGATGTAGATACGAATGcagaaatagaatttttaaagatagttTATCCCATGCTTTCAAAAGCATATCATGTTAAAGATATTGAACTTGCAttatattcaaagaaaaatgataaattattcaaagaatGGTTTTTACTTTGGAATGAAACATATGCATATTCCGAAAGTGCCAGTACTTTATTTGTAGCATACAAAATCAGTGAAAGTATATTCaaatcaacaaaaaattttaaaatacttttatgcgAACAAGGATTACTTAAAAGAATAAGTGCAAGGAAATTACATTggttaaatgatattttg gatatatattatgttttaattatgaaaagaaaatatagtgAAGTTGAATTATTGCTCTCATGTGATTTATTAAGGAAATTATatccaattttattattaaaagtattaaatgatTGTCCACAAGAAGAAATCAACTCACTTGAAAACTGTGATAATGGTATTTTCATCTGTGAATCTATCAAGTTTTCCTTAGAAAAATGTTATCCTGATTTATACAGTGATTATGATTTAAATGAATTGTATATGGtcttaaaaaactatattgaaattgtgaaatatattttacattggaaaagaaaatgttttataaaaatgagattaaaCATCAAGGAATTCCAAAGTTCacaatctaatataattgaacataTATCTGTAAAGCAGATTCTTGCTCTTTTGCAAAAACATAATGTTCTTTCTGTCTTGAAGATAACAACAAATATACACGATCAAGATTACAGTGCAATCACAAATTTATTGGAGAAATCTGGCCAATCTGAAACTTTTCAAGCATATTGTTGCATAATAAGCGCcttaaaaactattttgttATGTGAATTTTATAACACAGAACATAAACAGattgctaaatattttactgacATGACATCATATTTATCCTCTTTGTTCCCTTTGTCATTGAGGATTCAGAcaatagagaatatattttccttattaTTTCTACGttacgaaaattttaatattacaaatgtcAATCCCAAAGATGATAACTACAATATATCGCTCGAAAAAACGGATATCAGCAAATTGATAGGATATGAGAAGTCAGGCTTTAtaagtaacaaatatattataagagacATGCTGCATTATTTATGGAATAGTACTTTAGTTGCAACACAAGAAATCGATAAACTACAAATACTCGGATTGCATAAAGAGGCACAACAActtcatgaaaatatatctatctttaCATCAACATTGATGGATGCTAGatggaaattgaaattttatatgagatCTCATTTTGTCGAAAACATTGGTATTTCACAAGACGAATCTGATAATGTTACcgttacaaataaattagaatctgtaatgttggaaaaattaaatcttccaCATCACACCAAGGAAGATATGTTCTTTTATAAAGAGGCTAATACTTCTGacgaaactaaaattaaatctgataGCAGTTCAGAGTCTGGCTTATTGGCCGGCAATACTAAACGCAAAAAACGTTCCAAAATTACTGCAGCAACAGCAGATTTTTTAGCAACAAAAAAGGAACCAtccattataaatttaatgctgGCTTCAAAAGAAAGCTTAGTTTTACACTGTTTGTGGAGAAATGATTTTCAAAAGGCACAGGAAATAATTGAG ATGTCCCATATGGAAAATACGCAAGTAGACGGCGAGATTCGATTTTCAGAAgcgttttatacatttaagcaggatatatctaaatacttttatacttCAAATACAATAGACTCCTCTAAAAAAGATTCAGGAACTTCCATATTAGAG ACCATAAGATTGATTACACAAGAAGCTGTACAGTCCTCTATCAAGCAACTCGAAACATTTCTAGCATCTCAGGAATTACATTTACGAATGTTAAATACAGatgtaaatagtaaaaaaatattaacttttagcGTGCTCGACTTGAGTTTGACTATTGGCAAAACCCATAAGATATCAAGTAACCTTTGTGATGTAgccatgaaatatttaaaatcacatgAAACGTTTGATGGCATAGAATATgcgaatttctttttaaagatttatcaatTGTTTTATGACAGTAAGAATAATATGTCTGTAACAAATATACTGTGTGACTCCAGAATTCCATTGTACATTAAGGAgtggaaagaaagaaacgacATTTGGAGTGattttgagaataattatCGCTCATTTCGCAATCTTGAAAGAACTGGGATTGTCTCGATGCAATATcgtgacaataataattatgttttaggattaaaaacgataaaaaaggtgtctgatatttttaacagtgataaaagatatttccaaaatatttattcttatctgCAGCTTGTATGCACCATTATTCCAGACATTG atGATGCTAACATAGTGACAgtgtttgatttattaaagacaccattgtattgttattttggATATCAAATATTCAACTTGAAGGTAGAACCGGACAAACTTGAAACAGTCGCTTCTAATTTGCAAGTgaacataatatatagtatacttGTAAATGCATGTccgaaaatttcatattataatgaaaaaaattattataataatgttaaggATTCAGGATGTATCATATTGAATCAAAAACGAGAGGAATCG aatgtaaaatatgtcaCAGACCCAAATCAATGCATTTCAGAAATATTGAGAGAACTTCTACAGGTTCTTTATGATGTAAGTCCGGGGCGATTACGTCTAGATAGttcatacttaaaaaatatttctaatcatATGGCGGTGCGAGCAGTGTTAAATAAGACGTCAAGTCTCACTAATCTCGATCTCAGCGAATTGTCTGTAGGAAATGAAACGCTGacgtttttcttaaatatttggaATGTTATGTTCCTTCATGCAAATCTGGATGTATGGTCCAACGATCCGCCTCTCGGCAACTTAAGGCGTACGGTTTCCTTGATGTCGATCGGCTATATGATTGGTGATCTAGGTCTGGTAACACTCGCCGCTCTCAGATCAAAGCTATTGGGCTACCATGCGAATGATTTGAAGTTCTTTATGTCAGTCGAGGAACTCAATGAATTAGCATGGCAGGACTTAGATCTTGTACAGAATCCAAAAGTTATCTTCGCTATGGTTAACGAGCTTTATGGCACGCCTGAAATTCGT GTGTACGAGACTGAGAAGTTAGACGAAAACTTGAATGATGCAATGCGCGATTATGTCTCTCATTACTTGTCAACGATGTCATTTGGTGATGATTTTACAAATAGTCGGACAATGAGACGGAAAATCAGCTTTACTGATGTTATACAAGAACATTATCAGAACGCGTTTACACAAAATACTGGCGTCAGTGTCAATAGGAATCTCTCGCCGGATGGATTCGAAATATTAAacgaaaatatagattatgttacatacaattatacatacgAAGTAGTATTAAGATATTCTGAACATGATATATCTAGGATCAGAACTACCAGAAATACTATGGAATCATCACTTTGGCAAATTCGGACGCTAAGATCTagtttattgcaatatttggAACGCCATTGTTGGTTACTCTCTTATCTTGTACAAAGGATGCATAATGAAAATTCGACTATTTTGGAGAATAAttacgataatataaaacgtACTGCGTGCCTCGAGAATCTTTTGAATTCTCCATGggtcaataaattaaaattattatttgacaacAATCAAACTCTCACTGCTATTCATGACAGCATACCCGTGCATGAATTGTGGCATTATTTTGAGCAAAGAGGAGAAGATCGTAGTATGCAAAATTCTTTAGAGATTATAAATGCTTTACCTGACAGCGTCGTAAAATACGATATAGAACTACAGCGCTTTAAggatttaattcttatttacatACTCTCCAACTTAGATGTTCTATCTGTCACGAAAATGTTGCAATACTTATATCAAAtcaaagatatacatatattagtgCAGACAATATTGCATAATGTCCACAAATGGCCCATGGATATATGTGAGCATGCGTTATATCATGCATTGCAACATGAGCATAGTTTCAAATTACCGGCTTATTGCAAGCGTCGAGTAAACGGCATCTTGCGCAgaataacaatatttcataaaatgattCCATATTTAAACAGATTTAACAGTACATGGTACGATATCATGTACTGTaccgaaaaaataaattcatttgagATTATTAAATCCTTGATTTATACAGATCAGTTCGAATTGTGCTTGGAGTGGCTGGAATGTCAAGCATTCTCTTTAAAGATACAATATCCTATGATCCAAGATTTTTTGATaggtttattaaaaaacaaacagCAAGACTTTCAGCAAGCTTTAAAG tttcttcAGACATTACCAGCAAGTCAATCggtaaaaatatgcaaaggaATTCTCAAAAGATTAGAATCCATTAATGCATTGCAGTTTGTCACTAACTATTTATTGGAACATTGCAAAGTAGCAGATCAatccaaatataaaaaaattttaatcagtttggaaattttgaaaatgttggAGAGTAAAAATAGAACGCCATATATTCATCTGATAAAAGAACCATTATTAATGCTGgaacaattattaatgaattgtaaaattgaaagTATTCAAAAGATTCTAAATACGTTACATGGAAATTTACAGCACGCCGATATAAGCATCAGTAACCttgacaaaattataagattttatgcTAGAAAATCACTGGATTTTCGCGTATCTATTCAACGTGATAGCATCGaaagtaaaatcaaaaatattccacAATCTAATTTAGAAgctgaaaataatgaatttattatgcCTATTAATGTGCCTACAAAAGAAGAATGGGTACCTAATGATAAG gcaAGAGAATGCAGTTGCTGCAAAGCTGTAATATTTTCCATGTTTAACAGACGACATCATTGCCGGCGGTGCGGTCGTGTTGTTTGCGCCATGTGTTCTCAACATCGTATGCAAGTCGCTGGTTATCCTAATTCCGTATTCGTACGCGTATGCGACGATTGCAAACGTCAAACGGTATTGCAAATGCACGCGGTGCAAAATGTCTCTTCGACATCCAACAGTGAGACGTTTGATTGTTGGCGATTGACGAGAGATGAGAGACACAATCGCACTATAAGAGAAGAATTCTCGTTCGAGTATGCgccaaatatttctttgtgtcTCGCTATTCTTAATTTGCATTCTGATCACAAGATGTATACCAG ctTCTTGCTAGATCGTTGCGATGAAATGAAGCAATTGCTCCTACCTGTTGGCAGTGGCAGAATAAACCCTGAAGTTGATCATGCAGTGATCATTAAAATGATACGTTCTCTATTGGTCGCAGCTAAGGTGAAATGTGCGAAACTTGGTTTTAATACCGGTCTCACACACTGCGATCGATTCCTTTCACAAGTGGACCTCATCGCGACTCTGATCCAGTCCGATTGTTTGACTCTGATACCTATGGATGATCTAGACGAACATACGTTGAGAAAATTGCGTGATCTTCTTACTGAGAAGGAACAATGGACATTAGCATTGGATGTTAGTACGAAAGCGGGACTGGACACACAGGGAGTTTGGGCCGCATGGGGTAAGGCCTGTTTGAAGGTAGGATATTTAGATCAggcgagagagaaatttcaCCATTGCCTCGACAAAATCGTATATGAGGATTTTGACGATTGGGTCGTGTTATCTTATTCCAAAGAGTTCGAAAAGAGAGAATCAATGGAAAACAGCACGATTGTGCCGAAGAAAGACAAAATTgcgaatgagaaaaaaagaacaaatgaaAGTGATAATAattggaagaaaaaagattactcGAAGTGTCGGCCTCTAAAGGATCCACCGTTATTGACTGaacttttgcaaatattagataatttgaGTGTATACCGATTCCAGATACAACAGTCGTCTCAATCTATATCCCACGCAACGCAAGAAATCTTTCATACACTTCACAACCTCAAAGCTCTTAgccaaaatcaatttaatactaaatatCTGACTCCTATTAATTTAACAGTTTACTACCAAGAAAGTCTGTATTATCTATTGACATATGGAAGCTACAACTCCATCTTACAGTTCTTTTTGAAGCATAAAGAATTTGATAAATGTCTGGTATATATCTTAGAAAACGATTTAGAGTgtgatttatttcttaatggagtttatttatattgtttgaagaaTGGCGACATCGATAAACTTCATGACGTGATGAAGACAAAAGATCCCACTTTGTTCATTTGGAagaagtatttaatatttgtttgtcATTTCATggaaaagaaacaatattggcatattttatatcagataCAGCTCTTTATGAAGGACTGTATAAGAGCATCGATGACATGTATCCATTTTTATACTAGCGAAGTAAATTCCTATTTAGATTTGCACAACAGGGTACATCTATTACAAGATGCCCAAAAACATTTAGAATCAGAATTGCAAATCGAAAGtttgagtaaaaaaagaaagagcacAAGTTTTGCTCATAGCAGTCAAAGTATTCTGACAATGGAGATGGAACCATCGGAAATAGATAGACATATAAACACTTTATGCAGACAAATGGAAATTACGAAATTTTTAGCAAATTGTGAAAGAGAAGACCGAGCACCaatggaatttttaaatctatttccgAACATTGATAGCGACGAATCTCAGATATTTGAATTGCCTACATTATTTGGCAATCAGCAACAGAAGATCCACTTGGCTGTTCTAGCTATATTGTGTGGTCGTGATATTGGAGAAGGATTCGGTATAGCTTTCAGAATAATACAAG attataatcTTCCacaacagaaaatatattctttggcTGGTCATGTGTTGactttaaaaaatgacatagTCGCGATCGAGCAATTAATCAAATGCTGTCGCAGCTCTGGAGCACCTAATGCACATGTAATTTCTGATCATGTTTTAACACattgtatgaaattattatcgaatcGTTTACATAGTGAACAGAATCCGGctcttaaaaatcaaatagatattctaatcaaattaataattgatacaaaACTTAGG